From a region of the Pseudanabaena sp. PCC 7367 genome:
- a CDS encoding PFE-CTERM domain-containing protein gives MKQQLAQALLISSLATVAIASPAQALDFFFSFNNDDLIPSTVPGTVSGRILGLTDNATGSATSIIIDDFPMALGGTFVIGSDAAAWTIDEHSFTVINGNITAANFEALAGPNIFCLNAFVPSGQCANGSVLTLDAVTTRVVNNGGFAAITFTPVPFEFEASLGLIALGAMAGGYAYSKKRKANKKIAA, from the coding sequence ATGAAACAACAATTAGCCCAAGCCCTTTTAATTAGCAGCCTTGCTACCGTTGCCATTGCCTCCCCTGCCCAAGCTCTGGACTTTTTCTTTTCCTTCAATAATGATGATTTAATACCTAGCACTGTTCCTGGAACGGTCAGTGGTCGTATCCTGGGCTTGACTGATAACGCTACTGGGTCAGCTACCAGTATCATCATTGATGACTTCCCAATGGCTTTAGGAGGCACTTTTGTAATCGGTAGTGATGCAGCTGCTTGGACGATTGATGAGCATAGCTTTACGGTCATAAATGGGAATATTACTGCTGCTAACTTTGAAGCTCTCGCGGGTCCCAATATTTTTTGTCTGAACGCCTTCGTGCCTAGTGGGCAATGCGCTAATGGTTCTGTTTTAACTCTTGATGCTGTAACTACGCGTGTTGTCAACAATGGTGGATTTGCAGCGATCACATTCACGCCCGTTCCTTTTGAGTTTGAAGCCTCGCTGGGGCTGATTGCGCTGGGTGCGATGGCTGGTGGTTATGCTTATTCTAAAAAACGCAAGGCAAATAAGAAGATCGCTGCTTAG
- a CDS encoding Uma2 family endonuclease, which produces MTAHTLNLGSVIELSDEQFYLLCRRNPDLRFERSANGDLIIMSPTGGETSKSNSELNADLVFWNRKIKLGYVFDSNGGFVLPNGAIRSPDLSWVRKERWDALNMEQREKFPPICPDFVVELMSPTDVLKVVQAKMVEYIENGARLGWLINPEKKQVEVYQPDQDAQPEKELLESPKTLSGRDVLPGFELNLGFMWE; this is translated from the coding sequence ATGACAGCCCATACCCTGAATCTAGGATCAGTCATAGAATTAAGCGATGAACAGTTCTATCTGCTTTGTCGCCGCAATCCTGACCTGCGATTTGAGCGCAGCGCCAATGGAGATTTAATTATTATGTCGCCCACCGGTGGAGAAACCAGTAAGTCAAATTCGGAGCTAAATGCCGATCTGGTATTTTGGAATCGAAAAATTAAGCTTGGCTATGTATTTGACTCTAATGGCGGGTTTGTTTTGCCAAATGGGGCAATTCGCTCTCCAGATCTGAGCTGGGTGCGGAAGGAACGCTGGGATGCTTTGAATATGGAGCAAAGGGAAAAATTTCCGCCCATCTGTCCTGATTTTGTGGTGGAGTTGATGTCCCCTACCGATGTGCTGAAAGTGGTTCAAGCCAAAATGGTGGAATATATCGAAAATGGGGCTAGACTTGGTTGGTTGATTAATCCAGAGAAGAAGCAGGTGGAAGTATATCAACCTGACCAGGATGCTCAGCCAGAAAAAGAATTGCTGGAATCGCCCAAAACCCTATCTGGTCGGGATGTGTTGCCAGGGTTTGAGTTGAATTTGGGGTTTATGTGGGAATAA